Proteins from one Flavobacterium branchiarum genomic window:
- a CDS encoding porin, which yields MKKSELIKIIFAVLMFPNFINAQIDVNQATTNSEEVVNYPQFKFKGLFQARFLGALSDNVDVLGVHNSAGEATQTSFDVKRMRVGLNTKLSEQTEVVILVNLADFKSDPKNKVLENAYAKYTFSKYFAVTGGQFRPAFGIEELVPVDVIKSFDFSNQYYEFGKNGWTSFQIGASATGSFDVGILPVSYAISVLNGTGRNQEKDKDNGKQYSTRWVFGLSKSHKINLGLNGGMGKVFNQDVFALGVDITSDFKLTDELTFDLQVEYKQGTNHNLYFSLPVDARTLNANDYQMRGYYLMPNLRYRIDYKKLSSLEFSCRYESFDTNFKLNSNVRKSYVPMMSLEFGKAYTGRIGLGLQIDRYDKNIPDTSMYNENLFIIQFQTRL from the coding sequence ATGAAGAAATCTGAGCTAATTAAAATTATTTTTGCTGTCTTAATGTTTCCCAATTTTATTAACGCTCAAATTGATGTAAATCAGGCTACAACAAATTCAGAAGAGGTTGTTAATTATCCGCAGTTTAAGTTTAAAGGGCTTTTTCAGGCTCGGTTTTTAGGAGCGCTTTCGGATAATGTAGATGTTCTAGGAGTTCATAATTCAGCAGGTGAGGCTACTCAAACTTCATTTGATGTCAAAAGAATGCGTGTTGGGCTTAACACAAAATTGAGTGAGCAAACAGAAGTTGTAATTCTGGTAAATTTGGCTGATTTTAAATCTGATCCTAAAAATAAAGTCCTTGAGAATGCTTATGCAAAATATACTTTTAGTAAGTACTTTGCGGTAACTGGAGGTCAATTTCGTCCTGCTTTTGGTATAGAAGAGCTTGTTCCTGTTGATGTTATTAAATCCTTTGACTTTTCGAATCAGTATTACGAATTTGGAAAAAATGGATGGACGAGTTTTCAAATCGGGGCTTCTGCAACAGGCTCTTTTGATGTTGGTATTCTTCCGGTTAGCTATGCTATTTCTGTTTTAAATGGAACAGGAAGAAATCAAGAAAAGGATAAAGATAACGGAAAGCAATATTCTACAAGATGGGTTTTTGGATTGTCTAAATCGCATAAAATTAATCTAGGATTAAATGGGGGGATGGGAAAAGTATTTAATCAAGATGTATTTGCTTTAGGTGTAGATATTACGAGTGATTTTAAACTTACTGATGAGCTTACTTTTGATTTGCAAGTTGAGTATAAGCAAGGAACGAACCATAATTTGTATTTTTCATTGCCAGTGGATGCTAGAACATTAAATGCTAATGACTATCAGATGCGAGGTTATTATCTAATGCCTAACTTAAGGTATCGTATAGATTATAAAAAATTGAGTTCTTTGGAATTCTCATGCCGTTATGAATCTTTTGATACTAATTTTAAATTAAATTCAAATGTTCGAAAATCATATGTACCAATGATGAGTCTTGAATTTGGAAAGGCATATACGGGAAGGATTGGGTTGG